One genomic region from Mytilus trossulus isolate FHL-02 chromosome 9, PNRI_Mtr1.1.1.hap1, whole genome shotgun sequence encodes:
- the LOC134685139 gene encoding uncharacterized protein LOC134685139, whose amino-acid sequence MGCGGSTDSPKAEHGNRKTSIFAKPVVNLEIGENVKLKDSNPRLIFVFGGPGSKKGKMVYNIAQVFGFNTLNVENIILEELAKKIEEPDPSRLTAQVQQLIKAQPELLRLDVVLKWVAKALSDMEKDKPVLVDWMPNLKYMQMVSTFVKDCNHEFRFFEDKYPVSFAFYMLISQEKFVKKAVAECAKHPTATPKGKEGAAQTDEADVTRTSKRATLFTNAVKPFIDLFTKTGRLATLDMSTGNADDLWEKVVEFFSELNISFTRKIDNVILFTFTEDDCVKLEIDRYNIDRICIKDLPIDLGQPAEKLIKVFVKLLDTTDPIKKVYNIDCSGTCIQKDTLTEEYKKKIVFQDFGSYELTKFVPLIHPGKVKPTHLKAIASTENELCLFPDDTPIILCHWIVSVMRSARDI is encoded by the exons ATGGGATGTGGCGGGAGTACAGATAGCCCAAAGGCTGAGCATGGGAATCGAAAAACTTCAATCTTTGCAAAACCTGTGGTCAATTTGGAAATAGGAGAAAATGTTAAGCTGAAGGATTCAAATCCAAGATTAATATTTGTGTTCG GTGGGCCTGGTTCCAAAAAGGGAAAAATGGTTTACAACATAGCTCAAGTGTTTGGCTTCAATACTcttaatgttgaaaatataatattggaAGAACTGGCAAAGAAGATAGAAGAACCTGACCCCTCTCGTCTTACAGCACAAGTTCAACAACTCATCAAA GCACAACCAGAACTACTCAGACTAGACGTTGTATTGAAGTGGGTTGCCAAGGCTTTGAGTGACATGGAAAAGGACAAGCCCGTATTGGTGGATTGGATGcccaatttgaaatatatgcaGATGGTTTCTACATTCGTTAAAGATTGTAATCatgaatttcgattttttgaGGACAAG TATCCTGTATCATTTGCCTTCTACATGTTAATATCCCAAGAAAAGTTTGTAAAGAAAGCTGTGGCTGAATGTGCAAAACACCCGACAGCAACCCCAAAAGGAAAGGAAGGAGCTGCTCAGACAGATGAAGCTGATGTTACTAGAACTTCT AAAAGAGCAACATTATTTACAAACGCAGTCAAACCATTTATTGACCTGTTTACCAAAACTGGCAGACTAGCAACATTAGATATGAGTACTGGAAACGCAGATGATTTATGGGAAAAAGTAGTGGAGTTCTTCTCTGAATTGAATATAAGTTTTACTAGAAAAATTGACAATGTCATCTTATTCACATTTA CTGAAGATGACTGTGTAAAGCTTGAGATAGATAGATATAACATAGATAGAATTTGTATCAAAGATTTACCCATTGACCTTGGTCAGCCTGCA GAAAAGTTGATAAAagtatttgttaaattattagACACAACAGACCCTATAAAGAAAGTATACAATATTGATTGCTCAGGTACCTGTATACAAAAAGACACTTTAACTGAG GAGTATAAGAAAAAGATAGTATTTCAGGACTTTGGTTCATATGAACTGACTAAGTTTGTACCGCTGATTCATCCTGGGAAAGTGAAGCCTACTCATCTGAAGGCTATAGCCTCTACAGAAAATGAACTGTGTCTCTTCCCTGACGATACACCCATCATTCTATGTCATTGGATTGTCAGTGTGATGAGATCGGCAAGAgatatttga